The proteins below are encoded in one region of Mangifera indica cultivar Alphonso chromosome 7, CATAS_Mindica_2.1, whole genome shotgun sequence:
- the LOC123220549 gene encoding pentatricopeptide repeat-containing protein At4g14050, mitochondrial: MKETFHYLHQLQTCARKHTPFTAKSLHAQILKLGLTQFGPLPNTIIDVYGKCGLFQDAHHMFVEMPNRDHVSWASILTAYNQANLPNKTLALFPAMFTLDKLQPDHFVFATLVKACASLGATRQGNQVHARFVISPFSDDDVVKSSLVDMYAKCGLPDDSRAIFDSIKLKNLVSWTAMLSGYARSGRRNEALEMFERVPVRNLFSWTALISGFVQSGNGIDAFYLFIKMRREGVDIVDPLVLSSIVGACANLAMLELGKQIHGFIIALGYESCLFTSNALVDMYAKCSDIVAAKDIFVRMRQKDVVSWTSIIVGAAQHGRAEEALAIYDEMVSAGVKPNEVTFVGLIYACSHVGIVSSGRKLFKSMTDDYGISPSLQHYTCLLDLLSRSGHLAEAENVIEAMPFKPDEPTWAALLSACKHHGNTQMGVRVANQLLSLKPRDPSTYILLSNFYASAAMWEHVSKVRKLMAVMEVKKEPGYSCINTGKESQVFHAGEPYHPLKDEIFELLKKLDGEMRRRGYVPDTSYVLFDMEQQEKEKQLFWHSERVAVAYGMLKCVPGTVIRIVKNLRVCGDCHIVLKFISGIVNREIVVRDANRFHHFKDGKCSCNDFW, from the coding sequence ATGAAAGAAACCTTTCACTATCTTCACCAACTCCAAACCTGTGCCAGAAAACACACCCCATTTACCGCCAAATCACTCCACGCCCAAATTCTTAAACTTGGCTTAACTCAATTTGGACCATTACCCAACACCATCATCGACGTTTATGGCAAATGTGGCCTTTTTCAAGACGCCCATCATATGTTTGTTGAGATGCCGAACAGAGACCATGTCTCATGGGCATCAATTCTCACTGCTTACAACCAAGCCAATCTCCCCAACAAAACTCTCGCCCTCTTCCCCGCTATGTTTACTCTTGATAAGTTGCAGCCTGACCACTTCGTATTCGCTACCCTTGTTAAAGCCTGTGCTAGTTTGGGAGCTACTAGACAAGGCAATCAAGTGCATGCTCGTTTTGTGATATCGCCTTTTTCTGATGATGATGTTGTTAAATCGTCTTTGGTTGATATGTATGCAAAATGCGGATTGCCTGATGATTCCCGCGCTATTTTTGATTCTATCAAGCTCAAGAATTTGGTTTCTTGGACTGCCATGTTATCTGGGTATGCTAGAAGTGGACGAAGGAATGAGGCTCTTGAAATGTTTGAGAGGGTCCCGGTTAGAAATTTGTTTTCTTGGACTGCTCTGATATCTGGGTTTGTACAAAGTGGAAATGGAATTGAtgcattttatttgtttattaaaatgagAAGAGAAGGGGTTGATATAGTAGACCCTTTAGTTCTTTCGAGCATTGTCGGTGCTTGTGCTAATCTAGCCATGTTGGAGCTTGGAAAGCAGATTCATGGCTTTATAATAGCTCTTGGCTATGAATCTTGCTTGTTTACAAGTAATGCACTAGTGgatatgtatgcaaaatgtAGTGATATTGTAGCAGCCAAAGACATTTTCGTAAGAATGAGACAAAAGGATGTAGTTTCTTGGACTTCTATTATAGTTGGGGCAGCTCAGCATGGGCGAGCTGAGGAAGCATTGGCTATATATGATGAAATGGTTTCAGCCGGAGTAAAGCCAAATGAAGTGACTTTTGTTGGATTGATTTATGCCTGTAGTCATGTAGGAATTGTTAGCAGTGGCCGTAAACTTTTTAAATCTATGACTGATGATTATGGGATTAGTCCCTCATTACAACACTACACATGCTTGTTAGATCTTCTTAGTCGATCTGGACATCTTGCTGAGGCTGAGAATGTCATTGAAGCAATGCCATTTAAGCCTGATGAACCTACATGGGCAGCTTTGTTAAGTGCTTGCAAGCACCATGGGAATACCCAAATGGGAGTAAGGGTAGCTAATCAGCTATTAAGCTTAAAACCCAGAGATCCTTCAACCTATATAttgttatcaaatttttatgCCAGTGCTGCTATGTGGGAGCATGTTTCGAAAGTGAGAAAGCTAATGGCGGTCATGGAAGTGAAAAAGGAGCCGGGATACAGTTGCATCAACACTGGAAAGGAAAGCCAAGTTTTTCATGCTGGGGAGCCTTATCATCCTTTGAAGGATGAGATTTTTGAGCTGTTAAAAAAGTTGGATGGTGAAATGAGAAGAAGGGGCTATGTTCCTGATACCAGCTATGTATTATTTGACATGGAACAGCAAGAGAAGGAGAAGCAGCTGTTTTGGCATAGTGAGAGGGTGGCTGTGGCTTATGGGATGCTTAAGTGTGTCCCTGGTACAGTTATACGGATAGTGAAGAATCTTCGCGTTTGTGGAGATTGTcatattgttttgaaatttatcaGCGGTATTGTGAACAGAGAAATTGTTGTACGTGATGCCAAcagatttcatcattttaaggaTGGAAAATGTTCCTGCAAtgatttttggtaa